A genomic segment from Desulfurella amilsii encodes:
- a CDS encoding radical SAM protein, with the protein MFDIEKLVSRSCRLCPRNCKVDRNKREGLCKTKNQIEIASFNLHFGEEPPISGTQGSGTVFFAGCNMACVFCQNYPISQLKSAYKVIDEYALADIFLDLQNRKAHNINLVTPSHFVHLICKAIDIARQKGLNIPICYNTSSYDKVEIIESLKDYVDIYLADLKYADKSLAKRYSGVNDYFEVATKAILKMQETKGHLTLQNNLATKGLIIRHLILPNNIDNSKRVLDWIVNYIENPIISLMRQYFPAYKAFDYPEISKKLITTQWNGILEYAYKLGIDGFIQVA; encoded by the coding sequence TTGTTTGATATAGAAAAATTGGTATCGAGATCTTGTAGATTGTGTCCTAGAAATTGCAAAGTAGATAGAAACAAAAGGGAAGGTCTATGCAAGACAAAAAATCAAATTGAAATCGCAAGTTTTAACTTACACTTTGGAGAAGAGCCTCCAATTAGCGGTACGCAGGGTAGCGGAACGGTATTTTTTGCCGGCTGCAATATGGCTTGTGTGTTTTGTCAGAATTATCCAATAAGTCAACTTAAAAGTGCTTATAAAGTGATAGATGAATATGCCCTTGCAGATATTTTTTTGGATTTGCAAAATCGCAAAGCACATAATATTAATTTAGTAACGCCCTCTCATTTTGTGCATCTAATATGCAAAGCTATTGATATTGCGCGACAAAAGGGTCTTAATATACCTATATGTTACAATACAAGCTCCTACGATAAAGTCGAAATTATAGAATCTTTAAAAGACTATGTGGATATTTACTTGGCTGATTTGAAGTATGCGGATAAAAGTTTGGCCAAAAGGTATTCGGGTGTAAATGATTATTTTGAGGTGGCAACAAAGGCTATTTTAAAGATGCAGGAAACAAAAGGTCATTTAACCTTACAAAACAATCTGGCTACAAAAGGCTTAATTATTAGGCATCTGATTTTACCAAATAATATTGATAACTCTAAGAGAGTATTAGATTGGATTGTAAATTATATAGAAAATCCGATAATTTCTTTAATGAGGCAATATTTCCCTGCCTATAAAGCGTTTGATTATCCAGAGATTTCAAAAAAACTAATTACTACTCAATGGAATGGCATACTAGAATATGCTTATAAATTAGGCATTGATGGCTTCATCCAAGTAGCGTAA
- a CDS encoding flagellar biosynthesis anti-sigma factor FlgM yields the protein MKISDIFGPNIDAITNQKKTQKNTQHQSIKIEDTKNKNAPQDTVNISQTAKALSNLADFEANHQKRLEAVQKAYDNGAYKPDLTNLAKNILEEIKNE from the coding sequence ATGAAAATATCAGATATATTTGGACCCAATATAGATGCTATAACAAACCAGAAGAAAACTCAAAAAAATACACAACATCAAAGCATTAAAATTGAAGACACAAAGAACAAAAATGCACCCCAAGACACTGTAAATATATCTCAAACAGCCAAAGCATTATCCAACTTAGCTGACTTTGAAGCCAACCACCAAAAACGTCTTGAAGCGGTGCAAAAAGCTTATGATAATGGCGCATACAAGCCAGATTTGACAAACTTAGCAAAAAACATATTAGAGGAAATAAAGAATGAATGA
- the rfaD gene encoding ADP-glyceromanno-heptose 6-epimerase, with amino-acid sequence MDILITGGAGFVGSNLAIYLQKMADNITVVDDLSKGVYKNLEGFEGDVVVADISKENMDWEHYLDFEPDYIFHQASNTDTTYPDDKEMLRSNIESFRNILEFAINSQAKVIYASSAGVYGKGTIPMSENSQRDPKNAYAFSKYIMENMARKYTENYDLECVGLRYFNVYGPRESFKGKAASMIYQLALQMKELKRPRIFEFGEQFRDQIYIKDVVEANIEAMEAPSGVYNVATGKPTSFNKIVEVLNKVLGTNLEPDYIKNPYTQFYQDQTLADVSLAASKMGFVAKYDIESGIEDYMRWLGFV; translated from the coding sequence ATGGATATATTAATTACTGGTGGTGCTGGTTTTGTTGGCTCAAATCTTGCTATCTATTTACAAAAGATGGCCGATAACATAACGGTTGTTGATGATTTGTCAAAAGGTGTTTATAAAAACCTAGAGGGCTTTGAGGGCGATGTTGTAGTGGCTGATATTTCTAAAGAAAATATGGATTGGGAGCATTATTTAGATTTCGAGCCTGATTATATTTTTCATCAAGCTTCAAATACAGACACAACATACCCAGATGATAAAGAAATGTTAAGAAGTAATATTGAAAGTTTTCGTAATATCTTAGAGTTTGCTATTAATTCCCAAGCTAAAGTTATTTACGCATCAAGTGCTGGTGTTTACGGGAAAGGTACTATACCAATGAGTGAAAATTCACAAAGGGATCCAAAAAATGCCTATGCATTTTCAAAGTACATAATGGAAAATATGGCAAGAAAATACACTGAGAATTACGATTTAGAGTGTGTGGGTTTGAGATACTTTAATGTGTATGGGCCAAGGGAGTCTTTTAAAGGCAAAGCGGCAAGCATGATTTACCAATTGGCTCTACAGATGAAAGAGCTCAAAAGGCCTCGTATATTTGAGTTTGGAGAACAATTTAGGGACCAGATTTACATAAAGGATGTGGTGGAAGCAAACATAGAAGCAATGGAAGCGCCATCTGGTGTTTATAATGTGGCCACTGGAAAACCTACAAGTTTTAATAAAATCGTTGAAGTGTTAAATAAAGTTTTAGGAACAAATCTAGAGCCAGATTATATTAAAAATCCCTATACGCAATTTTATCAAGATCAAACTTTGGCAGATGTAAGTTTGGCTGCAAGCAAAATGGGCTTTGTAGCAAAATACGATATAGAATCTGGAATCGAAGATTATATGAGGTGGCTGGGCTTTGTTTGA
- a CDS encoding transglycosylase SLT domain-containing protein yields the protein MNVDSITITNQKNTDDLQKLKQLSKDFEAIFIDIMLKTMKIGEDSTLGNSAENSIYQSMYQNALANQIANTSSFGIASLAFNALKKTVEDAKAPKIQKPIPLNQNNYIPFKVNLPKDILDTVKKASAAFKVPEKLILSVIKAESNFNTNAISPKGAMGLMQLMPETAQSLGVTNAFDPVQNIMAGTKYLSNLIQNLQSVPLALAAYNAGLGNVKKFDGIPPFKETVQYIQKVISYYEKA from the coding sequence ATGAATGTTGATAGTATAACAATAACAAACCAGAAAAACACAGATGATTTGCAAAAATTAAAACAACTATCAAAAGACTTTGAGGCAATTTTTATTGATATAATGCTTAAAACTATGAAAATTGGCGAAGATAGCACGCTTGGTAATTCAGCAGAAAACAGTATATACCAATCAATGTATCAAAATGCGCTGGCAAACCAAATTGCTAACACAAGTAGTTTTGGTATTGCAAGTTTAGCGTTCAACGCTTTAAAAAAGACAGTAGAAGACGCAAAAGCACCAAAAATACAAAAACCCATACCGTTAAATCAAAACAATTATATACCATTTAAGGTAAATTTACCAAAAGATATTTTAGATACAGTAAAAAAAGCTTCTGCTGCTTTCAAAGTACCAGAAAAATTAATCTTAAGTGTTATAAAAGCAGAGTCTAATTTTAACACAAACGCAATCTCTCCTAAGGGTGCAATGGGGCTAATGCAGCTTATGCCGGAAACTGCTCAAAGCCTCGGCGTAACAAATGCGTTTGACCCTGTGCAAAATATTATGGCTGGCACAAAATATTTAAGCAATTTAATTCAAAATTTGCAAAGTGTTCCGCTTGCTTTGGCAGCATACAACGCAGGACTTGGCAATGTCAAAAAATTTGACGGCATACCACCGTTTAAAGAAACCGTTCAATATATACAAAAGGTGATTTCCTACTATGAAAAAGCTTAA